A genomic region of Globicephala melas chromosome 9, mGloMel1.2, whole genome shotgun sequence contains the following coding sequences:
- the LLCFC1 gene encoding sperm-egg fusion protein LLCFC1: MTFLGSQLCRAAFLASILLLLWVKGVTPQKGSPGLDERSQKEKTPSTDQDGEQFAEHFVASSVGELWQAVDMTQQEDEQMSEAVASRGHLFHLAFCLNLAGTVVFL; this comes from the exons ATGACTTTCCTGGGCTCCCAGCTCTGCAGGGCAGCATTCCTGGCATCCATCCTGCTGCTGCTGTGGGTCAAGGGGGTGACGCCTCAGAAAGGGAGCCCAGGCCTGGACGAGaggagtcagaaagagaaaacacccTCTACAG ACCAAGATGGAGAACAGTTTGCAGAGCACTTTGTGGCCTCCTCGGTGGGCGAGCTGTGGCAGGCAGTGGACATGACCCAGCAAGAGGACGAGCAGATGTCAGAGGCGGTGGCAAGCCGTGGCCACCTGTTCCACCTCGCCTTCTGCTTGAACCTGGCCGGCACCGTGGTTTTCCTATGA